The Flavobacterium marginilacus genome window below encodes:
- a CDS encoding DUF6527 family protein — translation MLQHKFVEFIPEKVEKGVLYISIEYCTAIHKCVCGCGNEVVTPLSPTDWKLTFNGKEVTLYPSIGNWNFECQSHYWIRNNKIEFASRWTEREILLGRENNLERKLDYFEVPNIPKEELVIQKSLKTTIWQKLSKLFLL, via the coding sequence ATGCTACAGCATAAATTCGTTGAGTTCATTCCTGAGAAGGTTGAAAAAGGTGTTTTGTACATCTCAATCGAATACTGTACTGCAATACATAAATGTGTATGTGGATGCGGTAACGAAGTGGTTACTCCATTATCTCCGACAGATTGGAAATTGACTTTTAATGGTAAAGAAGTTACGCTCTATCCTTCTATAGGTAATTGGAATTTTGAATGTCAGTCCCATTACTGGATAAGGAACAATAAAATTGAGTTTGCTAGTCGTTGGACAGAAAGGGAAATTCTTTTGGGTAGAGAAAATAATCTGGAACGTAAGTTAGATTATTTTGAAGTTCCAAATATTCCAAAAGAAGAACTGGTCATACAGAAAAGTTTAAAAACTACTATTTGGCAGAAGTTGTCCAAACTTTTCTTATTGTAG
- a CDS encoding DUF3800 domain-containing protein, which translates to MIDFEIAEIEVANQFAQILNPRVDFTTPYIFYYDETNNIKTFYVRENDFNFTFTANFVLGGLLHHGIVPDVQSLIDSFKLQKTAKEVKFKHIAFGDFLDCLKSQKLNLFFRFLKDSDLYVHYSSLNILYWSVVDIVDSAIMNSEVAMRLGSQFTSQLKNDLYKLCRLEIEAVIKLFYAFDYPNIKPEKIGDFIEQLSNLFEDYLPTPEFHFGLESLRQILRESKKKGALAFVMDEEDHVLLADLTHFYLRPTYTFKNSTHIFDNEDSIREALDQYRILDNGVEFKNYSFVDSQDNQLTQLSDIFIGFIGKYTHYRNIHSIEEIKADIDSFSSLQLENLKFFIDIINKSDQKNPAFLHSTDSYEEIMKFGTLCEIIAKK; encoded by the coding sequence ATGATAGACTTTGAAATAGCAGAAATAGAAGTAGCTAACCAATTTGCCCAAATACTGAATCCGCGAGTAGATTTTACAACACCTTACATATTCTACTATGATGAAACCAATAATATCAAAACATTCTATGTAAGAGAAAATGATTTCAATTTTACATTTACCGCAAATTTTGTTTTGGGAGGACTTCTACATCATGGAATCGTGCCGGACGTACAGTCATTGATTGATAGCTTTAAATTGCAGAAAACTGCCAAAGAAGTTAAATTCAAACATATCGCATTCGGAGATTTTCTTGATTGTCTTAAATCGCAAAAATTAAACCTGTTCTTTCGCTTTTTAAAGGATAGCGATCTTTATGTACATTACTCAAGCCTTAATATTCTCTATTGGTCAGTCGTCGACATTGTGGATTCTGCTATCATGAACTCCGAGGTAGCTATGCGATTAGGCTCTCAATTTACCAGCCAATTGAAAAATGACCTCTACAAACTCTGTCGGCTTGAAATAGAGGCCGTTATCAAACTTTTTTATGCTTTTGATTATCCTAACATTAAGCCTGAAAAAATTGGCGATTTCATAGAGCAATTAAGTAATCTTTTTGAAGATTATCTTCCGACACCAGAATTTCATTTTGGACTGGAATCTTTACGGCAGATATTAAGGGAATCTAAAAAGAAAGGTGCATTAGCTTTTGTAATGGATGAAGAAGATCACGTTCTATTAGCAGATCTGACACATTTTTATCTAAGACCCACCTACACTTTTAAGAACTCGACCCATATATTCGACAATGAGGACTCCATACGTGAAGCATTGGATCAGTATCGAATTCTGGACAACGGGGTTGAGTTTAAAAACTACTCTTTCGTAGATTCTCAAGATAACCAATTAACACAACTGTCTGATATTTTTATTGGCTTCATTGGTAAATACACTCATTACAGGAACATACACTCCATCGAAGAGATTAAGGCAGATATCGACTCCTTCTCGTCTTTACAATTAGAAAACTTGAAGTTTTTTATTGATATCATTAATAAATCTGACCAAAAAAATCCTGCGTTTCTGCATTCAACAGATAGTTATGAGGAGATTATGAAATTTGGGACGCTTTGCGAGATTATTGCAAAAAAATAA